Proteins from one Nicotiana tabacum cultivar K326 chromosome 23, ASM71507v2, whole genome shotgun sequence genomic window:
- the LOC107821275 gene encoding uncharacterized protein LOC107821275 isoform X2 has protein sequence MAPIVELDIHRGRDRGSAVSVDRGHFLLFLPLAVKKGRDPTPSKIHLPIHTHGNDENLLLVRNLESYIKYYNNKHRVNMILISVKHITKLWEEKRKEEYMVLDLKQNATTCRIFVTLLDLMQYPQQYL, from the exons ATATACATCGAGGGAGAGACCGAGGTAGTGCAGTATCTGTGGATCGCGGACACTTCTTACTATTTCTCCCACTTG CTGTTAAAAAGGGTCGAGATCCAACGCCAAGTAAGATACATTTGCCCATCCATACACATGGTAATGATGAAAATCTTTTGTTGGTGAGAAATCTTGAATCGTACAT aaaatattaCAATAACAAACATAGAGTCAATATGATATTGATCAGTGTAAAGCATATTACGAAGCTTTgggaggagaaaagaaaagaagagtataTGGTCTTGGATCTCAAGCAAAATGCTACTACGTGCCGAATTTTCGTGACTCTTTTGGATCTGATGCAATATCCTCAGCAATACCTTTAA
- the LOC107821275 gene encoding uncharacterized protein LOC107821275 isoform X3 → MARIQIYIEGETEVVQYLWIADTSYYFSHLGRDPTPSKIHLPIHTHGNDENLLLVRNLESYIKYYNNKHRVNMILISVKHITKLWEEKRKEEYMVLDLKQNATTCRIFVTLLDLMQYPQQYL, encoded by the exons ATGGCAAGGATTCAG ATATACATCGAGGGAGAGACCGAGGTAGTGCAGTATCTGTGGATCGCGGACACTTCTTACTATTTCTCCCACTTG GGTCGAGATCCAACGCCAAGTAAGATACATTTGCCCATCCATACACATGGTAATGATGAAAATCTTTTGTTGGTGAGAAATCTTGAATCGTACAT aaaatattaCAATAACAAACATAGAGTCAATATGATATTGATCAGTGTAAAGCATATTACGAAGCTTTgggaggagaaaagaaaagaagagtataTGGTCTTGGATCTCAAGCAAAATGCTACTACGTGCCGAATTTTCGTGACTCTTTTGGATCTGATGCAATATCCTCAGCAATACCTTTAA